The Planctomycetota bacterium genome contains the following window.
ACGCTGCGCGACGCGCGGCTTGGGTGGAGTCGACGTTGAGGTCGGTCCAGTCCAGCATCGAGCCTGCGGGAATGTCGCTCAGGGCGATCATGCCAAGGACGTCTTCGAGCTTGGTCGTCGGGATGCCGGTGCCAGGGCGTTGACAAGTCAGGTCTTCGCGTGTGACGGGGCGACCCGCGTTGATCGTGTTGCGGGCGACGAGCGACTGGCGGCTTTGGATGCGGACGTCCTGCTCGGCCGGGGCGACGTCGCGCGAGGCGGCGCTGGTGCCGACCATCTGCTCGGCCTCGCGCAGCCGGAACGTGTACTCGCGGAACTGACGCGGATCGGCACTTGCGGCGTGATCTGGGCCCTTTGCCGTGCGGTCATGCGTTAGGTGTTTTTCGATGATCGTCGCACGAGCCGCAACGGCCAGCGCACCGGCGGACAGGTTCTGCGTGTGGTCGCTGTAGCCCGCCGGTACCTCGAAGCGTCGGGCGAGCTCGCCGATGCGACCGAGTTCGGCGTCGGCTTCGAGGGTCGGGTAGCTACTCACGCAATGCAGCAGTGCGAACGTTGCGTCTTGGCTGCGCAGATGGTCGACTGCCGTCTCGATCTCGTCCTGTCGGCTGGCACCGGTCGAAACGAGCATCGGCAGCGACAGCTCGGCGGCCGCGTCGATAAGCAGCGGGTTGACCAGGTCCGGCGACGCCAGCTTGATCGCTGGCAGGCCGAAGTCGCGGATGGTTGCGGCGTCTTCCGGCGAGAAGGGCGTCGCCAGGGGCAGCATGCCGGTCTGACGGATCGCCTCGATGACGCGAGCGATCTCGTCTTCGGTGAGTTCGTACCGCTGCAGCAGCTCGACGGGCGAGGCCGCGCCGGTCGTCCGCTGATATGAAGCGAGCCGCGCCTTGGCGTGGACGAGTCGGCTGGCCTTGAACAGCTGCAGCTTGACCGCGTCGGCGCCGGC
Protein-coding sequences here:
- a CDS encoding N-acetylneuraminate synthase family protein; translated protein: MSDTMLRLASTRVDDASSITINGRSVGQGHPTLVIAEIGVNHDGRLDRALALVESAWEAGADAVKLQLFKASRLVHAKARLASYQRTTGAASPVELLQRYELTEDEIARVIEAIRQTGMLPLATPFSPEDAATIRDFGLPAIKLASPDLVNPLLIDAAAELSLPMLVSTGASRQDEIETAVDHLRSQDATFALLHCVSSYPTLEADAELGRIGELARRFEVPAGYSDHTQNLSAGALAVAARATIIEKHLTHDRTAKGPDHAASADPRQFREYTFRLREAEQMVGTSAASRDVAPAEQDVRIQSRQSLVARNTINAGRPVTREDLTCQRPGTGIPTTKLEDVLGMIALSDIPAGSMLDWTDLNVDSTQAARRAA